In Candidatus Aegiribacteria sp., the DNA window ATAGAAAAATGCTAACCATTGACAGAACAACCTATTCAGTTAGCTTCCACAGGATATACAGTACACGTTGCAGGGAGGTGAAATATGCCGATGACTCAAACGCACAGCGACTATGTGCGTAAACTTATTTCCAGCGGTGCTAAAAACAGAGCAATTCTTGTTCTGAAGAAAATGCATCCAGCGGATATCTCGGATCTATTCGGTACCCTGACACCGCCTGAATCTACGGGGCTTGTCGAAATACTTCACTCACAGAAAATGGCCGACAAAGTTCTCATGGAACTCCCGGAAGGTATTTTACAGGATATCCTCGAACGGCTTGATGATCAGATGACTGCAGAACTGCTTGCAGGACTCGAACCGAATGAATCACTTGCTTTCCTGGAAGTTATTCCTGAAGAGCGCAGAGATGTGCTCATGAGTATTCTTCCTCCGCTTAAAAGAAATAAAATCGAACAGCTGCTGATCTACCCTGAGGATTCCGCCGGGTACTGCATGAGTACCAGCTATATGTCCGTTAAAGCTGATCTTACAGCCGCACAGGCAGTTGAAGTGATTCGGGAGCAGAGTGAAGATGTGGATGTCCCGTTCTACGTTTACGTTACTGATGATGATGATAGATTATCCGGTGTGGTTCCACTGAGAAGGCTTGTTACCTGTCCTCAGAATACTACGATTCGAAAACTCATGATGGCGGATCCTTTTACGGTGAATGTCAATTCAGATCGAGAGGATGCTGCTTCACTGGCAAGAAAGTACGACATAATGGCCATTCCGGTT includes these proteins:
- the mgtE gene encoding magnesium transporter — translated: MPMTQTHSDYVRKLISSGAKNRAILVLKKMHPADISDLFGTLTPPESTGLVEILHSQKMADKVLMELPEGILQDILERLDDQMTAELLAGLEPNESLAFLEVIPEERRDVLMSILPPLKRNKIEQLLIYPEDSAGYCMSTSYMSVKADLTAAQAVEVIREQSEDVDVPFYVYVTDDDDRLSGVVPLRRLVTCPQNTTIRKLMMADPFTVNVNSDREDAASLARKYDIMAIPVVDDNHRLVGVIPGDSLFDVIEEEATEDMYRMAGLSEDDRIFSPVSTAFRQRFPWIWVNLLTAFIASLVIRAFHGTIESVAMLVAFMPVVAGMSGNTGNQSLIVITRGIALGEMEFSSSLKAIFKEARVGLLVGLVAGFVASLVAILFPGDTNPMLLGLVIFLAMVGNMGLAGLLGAAIPLVLRALGRDPALGSNILLTAFTDSLGYLLLLGLGMIIIL